The Borreliella burgdorferi B31 DNA segment AATGATGACCGCACTAAGTTTATTAGATTTGCAGAACATAGAATTAAAAGTTCTAACGAAGGATTGCTAGGTATCATAACAAACAAATGGATACCTTGACAAGGTGGCATTCAGAGGTATGAGATTACCTCTTAAAAACATTTGATGAAATTTATATATTAAATTTACACGATAGTTCAAGAAAGAAAAAAACTGATGATGGCAGTATAGGTGAGAATGTATTTTGTATCCAAACCGGAGTTACTATTGCTATTTTTACTAAATATAAGATGGACTAAAAAAAGTAAGCTGATTAAAGTATTTTACAAAAGTATTAAAGGCAAAAGAGAAAAAAAATATGGGTTTTTAGGAAAAAACAATATCTTTACTATTAATTTTGAAAAACTTGAATACAAATATCCCCATTATTTTTTTACTAAAAAGATTTTTCAAATAAAGATATTTATGACAATGGGATTTCTTTAAAAGATATTTTCAATAATTTTAGTATTGGCGTTCAAACCAGAAAAGCTAAAATAGCTAATTGACTATACAAGAAAAAAGCTTTTAAATAAGCTTAAGAATTTACATATTCAAAAGAAGAATATGCTATAAACAATTATAATCTAGGTGAAGATTCTGTATTTTGGAAGTTATTATAGATTTAAAAATTTTTAAATCTATAAATATCGATCCAAGTTATGTTTAAAAAATATCTTATAGGTTATTTGGCAGCAGATTTATTTATTACTCTAAAAATAAAGGAGTTGTAGTAGAGCCAAGATATAAAAAAATATATTTTAGAAATTGAGAATAATATAASCCTTATTACAACARGATTTTTATCGACAAATAATTTTTTTCATTCTTTTACCTCTAGAATTTTATAGAGATGTTTTGTTTCAAATAGATGCAGTGAATCAAGCCATGTATTTCCCCTTTGTATAAAAGAAGATCAAAGTGTATTTAAAGATTTAATAAAAGAAAATTTTAAAATTCCTTTTAGGAAATTTATTAATACAAAGTATAGCAAAAAAAGTTTACGGAAAAAGGGTTTTAGAGGAGGCCTGTTTATATAGATAAAATTAAAAAATAGGGCTTTAGAGGAATACAAAGACAGTTAAAAGAGAATTTATCAAACGTAAAAAAAAGAAAATTTGCCTGAAGTAAATAATAGAAAAATGTCTATTAGGATTTTAATAAAAAACAAAGGGTTTTACGAATTTTGTAAAGAAGATACTAAAAGAGCTTATTTTATTTTTGAAATATTATTTTTCATTAAAAAAAGAAGTCTTATCATTTAATTAATGAATATGAAAATTACAAAAGAAAATAAAAAGAAAAAACCAATGCTTGATTTTTATTGTATTAAGGGTATATTGTTACTTTAGGTAAAAGCTAAGCAGATTTTAATTTAGGTTTTATTAAATTTCCWGYGA contains these protein-coding regions:
- a CDS encoding plasmid partition family protein; amino-acid sequence: MPEVNNRKMSIRILIKNKGFYEFCKEDTKRAYFIFEILFFIKKRSLII